A region of [Bacteroides] pectinophilus DNA encodes the following proteins:
- a CDS encoding LL-diaminopimelate aminotransferase — MFKINDNYLKLPGSYLFSTIGKKVAAFQEANPDKNIIRLGIGDVTQPLAPAIIEALHKSVDEMGKAETFRGYAPDLGYEFLRSTIAENDYKKRGADISADEIFVSDGAKSDSGNIGDIFSVDNKIAVCDPVYPVYVDTNAMAGRTGDYIADEQRWSNVIYMPCTAATNFAPELPKETPDIIYLCFPNNPTGSTINKAELQRWVDYANKVGAVIIYDAAYEAYVSEPDVPHTIYECEGARTCAIELRSFSKNAGFTGLRLGFTVIPKDLKSNGVMLHSLWARRHGTKFNGAPYIVQRAGEAVYSEAGRKQTAEQIAYYMNNAKVIREGLASAGYTVSGGVNAPYIWLKTPDNMTSWEFFDYLLEKANVVGTPGSGFGPSGEGYFRLTAFGSYENTVKAIDRIKAL; from the coding sequence ATGTTTAAGATTAATGACAATTACCTTAAGCTGCCGGGAAGTTACCTCTTCTCAACAATCGGCAAGAAGGTTGCAGCATTTCAGGAGGCTAATCCTGATAAGAATATTATAAGACTTGGTATTGGTGATGTTACGCAGCCGCTTGCACCGGCAATTATCGAAGCACTTCACAAGTCAGTTGATGAGATGGGCAAGGCTGAGACATTCAGAGGTTATGCACCGGATCTGGGATATGAGTTCCTTCGTTCAACTATAGCTGAGAACGATTATAAGAAGCGTGGTGCAGATATCAGCGCAGATGAGATTTTTGTCAGTGACGGAGCTAAGAGTGATTCGGGTAACATCGGAGACATTTTCTCAGTTGACAATAAGATTGCAGTATGTGACCCTGTATATCCTGTATATGTTGATACTAATGCAATGGCAGGCAGAACAGGTGATTATATCGCTGATGAGCAGAGATGGAGCAATGTTATCTACATGCCATGTACAGCGGCAACTAACTTTGCACCTGAGCTTCCTAAGGAAACTCCTGATATTATCTACCTCTGCTTCCCTAATAATCCTACAGGTTCTACAATCAATAAGGCAGAACTTCAGAGATGGGTTGATTATGCTAACAAGGTTGGCGCAGTCATCATCTACGATGCAGCTTATGAAGCATATGTCTCAGAGCCTGATGTGCCTCATACGATCTATGAGTGCGAGGGCGCAAGAACATGTGCAATCGAGCTTAGAAGCTTCTCTAAGAATGCAGGCTTTACAGGACTTCGTCTTGGATTTACAGTTATTCCTAAGGACCTTAAGAGCAATGGTGTTATGCTTCACAGCCTCTGGGCAAGAAGACATGGAACCAAGTTCAATGGCGCTCCTTATATTGTACAGCGTGCAGGCGAGGCTGTATATTCAGAGGCAGGCAGAAAGCAGACAGCAGAGCAGATCGCTTACTATATGAATAATGCAAAGGTTATCCGTGAGGGACTTGCATCAGCAGGCTACACTGTATCAGGTGGTGTTAATGCACCATATATCTGGCTTAAGACACCTGACAACATGACTTCATGGGAGTTCTTTGATTATCTTCTTGAGAAAGCTAATGTTGTTGGTACTCCTGGTTCAGGCTTCGGTCCAAGCGGCGAGGGCTACTTCCGTCTGACAGCATTTGGTTCATATGAGAATACAGTTAAGGCTATCGACAGAATCAAAGCACTGTAA
- the dapF gene encoding diaminopimelate epimerase — translation MRFTKMHGAGNDYVYVDCTKTSIENAGAVAKFVSDRHFGIGSDGLILIKPSDKADFFMEMYNSDGSRAQMCGNGIRCVAKYVYDYRLTDKKELAIDTLAGIKYIQLNVDPATDRVVSVRVNMGSPILKASDIPVNISGKDIEGITKDTIRDAVVSETLTVAGRDYQVTCVSMGNPHCVVFMDDDFDMDNFRIEEIGPLFENHEVFPERTNTEFVKVIDKNNLLMRVWERGAGETLACGTGCCASLVAAVLNGFAEDEAVLHVLGGKLNISWNRKENTVYMEGPAVTVFDGDIDISGIK, via the coding sequence ATGAGATTTACAAAAATGCATGGTGCAGGCAACGATTATGTCTATGTTGACTGTACGAAGACATCGATTGAGAATGCCGGGGCAGTTGCAAAGTTTGTGAGTGACAGACATTTTGGAATAGGTTCAGACGGACTTATCCTCATAAAGCCGTCTGATAAGGCGGACTTCTTCATGGAGATGTATAATTCTGACGGAAGCCGTGCGCAGATGTGCGGCAACGGAATCAGATGTGTGGCTAAGTATGTATATGATTACAGGCTGACTGATAAGAAGGAGCTTGCAATAGATACACTTGCCGGGATTAAGTACATACAGCTTAATGTAGACCCTGCGACAGACAGGGTTGTGAGTGTGAGGGTCAATATGGGGAGCCCTATTCTCAAAGCATCCGATATTCCGGTCAATATCAGCGGTAAGGACATAGAAGGAATTACAAAAGATACAATCAGGGATGCTGTTGTGAGTGAGACGCTTACGGTTGCAGGCAGGGATTATCAGGTGACATGTGTATCTATGGGTAATCCTCATTGCGTAGTATTCATGGATGATGATTTTGATATGGATAATTTCAGGATAGAGGAGATAGGACCACTCTTTGAAAATCATGAAGTATTCCCGGAGAGAACCAATACAGAGTTCGTCAAGGTTATTGATAAAAATAATCTTCTGATGCGTGTGTGGGAGCGCGGAGCAGGAGAGACACTTGCCTGCGGAACAGGCTGCTGTGCCAGTCTTGTAGCTGCTGTACTCAACGGATTTGCTGAGGATGAGGCAGTTCTGCATGTGCTTGGAGGAAAGCTTAATATCAGCTGGAACCGCAAAGAGAATACAGTATATATGGAAGGACCTGCGGTTACAGTGTTCGATGGCGATATTGATATATCAGGGATAAAGTGA
- a CDS encoding ANTAR domain-containing protein encodes MATIVVAFPKIEDAKAIKGLLVRNGYTVAPPCTTGAQAINIADNLSDGIIICGYKLSDMLYTDLYEYKPRSFQLLLVASKSLWSDCEYNDIVCAAMPIKVNDLLSTLQMMMQSQLRRRRKARIQPRQRSEEEQKIIDQAKILLMEKNNLTEPEAHRYIQKCSMDSGNSFVESAQMVIGIYS; translated from the coding sequence ATGGCAACGATAGTAGTAGCATTTCCAAAGATTGAGGACGCCAAGGCAATAAAAGGTCTGCTTGTCCGCAACGGCTATACTGTTGCACCACCATGCACTACAGGAGCGCAGGCAATTAACATTGCGGATAATCTGTCGGATGGAATTATAATATGCGGATATAAGCTGAGCGACATGCTTTATACAGACCTTTATGAGTATAAGCCAAGGAGTTTTCAGCTTCTGCTGGTTGCATCTAAGAGTCTTTGGAGTGATTGTGAATATAATGACATAGTATGTGCAGCCATGCCAATCAAGGTTAATGACCTTTTAAGTACTCTGCAGATGATGATGCAGTCACAGCTCAGGAGAAGGCGTAAGGCACGCATACAGCCGAGACAGAGATCGGAAGAAGAACAGAAGATAATAGATCAGGCTAAGATTCTCCTTATGGAGAAGAATAACCTCACCGAGCCTGAGGCACATCGCTACATCCAGAAGTGCAGCATGGACAGTGGTAACAGTTTTGTTGAATCTGCACAGATGGTAATTGGAATTTATTCGTAG